In Rhipicephalus microplus isolate Deutch F79 chromosome 7, USDA_Rmic, whole genome shotgun sequence, one genomic interval encodes:
- the LOC119182278 gene encoding uncharacterized protein LOC119182278 isoform X1 — MSRVLLFVATILQVSYAEFPVPNKQNEANRSYWERLGDEIIQEKLSRQPVTNLAKNVVLFLGDGMGVSTVTAARIYKGQSKYNNSGEEYVLSWERFPYVALSKTYGLDTQTSDSANSATAYLCGVKANMGTLGVDSTVKAKQCHNDSSAYVDSIMQWAQDAGKWTGIVTTTAVTDATPAGSYAHSGYRRWQYDVPKGCNASDIAQQLILNSPGKNMRFTTLRCRLCGKDHPTGDRKCQAKYRTPYIVKKRQWERRQREEDADKSYRVYGESGHACSALRGERRGRSASRSRSRSRSRSHSRSRSRNAERQRAKDRPKSQGTSPASTDTTATRAAGPGGNDSLPKASKVSWAAAASGERARSGTAFSNSEGQHDMIMQIQKRLEQLERDNIRYKNVIEELREENASLKNEVAKKGGTIRLQDNPGEVLSKDETVPTPSKRRAVEVDPAQAEIQTHKTEERDRKRHDVEDDISIVRKEIEDEKNTRKAEMERMLSQLTGAMQQITTTMQQIQQQLATLQMRVENNERRLPASSCGPLKQTGKPYHRPVDTETRENTGKY, encoded by the exons ATGAGCCGTGTTCTATTATTTGTTGCAACAATTTTGCAGGTTTCCTACGCTGAATTTCCTGTACCAAACAAGCAGAATGAAG CTAATCGGAGTTACTGGGAACGTCTTGGAGATGAAATCATTCAGGAGAAGTTATCGAGACAGCCTGTCACCAATCTTGCCAAAAACGTTGTGCTATTCTTAGGTGATGGCATGGGTGTGAGCACCGTCACTGCGGCTCGTATCTACAAAGGACAGTCCAAGTACAATAACAGCGGCGAAGAGTATGTTCTTTCGTGGGAACGCTTCCCATACGTGGCACTGTCAAAGACGTATGGACTTGACACACAGACATCTGACTCGGCGAACTCTGCAACCGCCTATCTTTGCGGAGTCAAGGCCAACATGGGCACATTGGGTGTGGACTCTACTGTTAAG GCCAAACAGTGCCACAATGACAGCTCTGCGTACGTGGACAGCATCATGCAATGGGCTCAGGACGCCGGCAAGTGGACTGGCATAGTGACGACAACAGCAGTCACGGATGCGACCCCGGCCGGTTCGTATGCACACTCGGGCTATCGTAGATGGCAGTACGACGTCCCGAAAGGCTGCAATGCATCTGATATTGCCCAGCAACTGATACTGAATTCACCTGGAAAAAACATGAGG ttcacAACTTTGCGATGTCGACTTTGCGGCAAGGACCACCCTACCGGAGACAGGAAATGCCAAGCCAAGTACAGAACTCCTTACATAGTGAAGAAACGCCAGTGGGAAAGAAGGCAACGTGAGGAGGACGCAGACAAGAGCTATAGGGTGTACGGCGAAAGTGGACACGCCTGTTCGGCGCTGCGTGGGGAGAGACGAGGCCGATCCGCCTCGCGTTCTCGCTCCCGCTCCCGGTCCCGGTCTCACTCCCGCTCTCGGTCGAGGAACGCCGAGCGCCAACGAGCCAAGGACAGACCTAAGTCCCAGGGCACGTCTCCCGCCAGTACCGACACTACAGCGACGCGAGCTGCCGGACCCGGTGGTAACGACAGTCTACCCAAAgcctccaaggtgagctgggcggcAGCCGCCTCCGGCGAGCGTGCGCGGTCTGGCACTGCCTTTTCTAACAGTGAAGGTCAACACGACATGATCATGCAAATTCAAAAACGACTCGAGCAATTGGAGAGAGATAACATTAGATACAAAAACGTAATTGAGGAACTCAGGGAGGAAAATGCTAGTCTAAAAAATGAGGTAGCTAAAAAGGGCGGAACGATCCGATTGCAGGACAATCCAGGGGAGGTACTATCTAAGGATGAAACGGTGCCGACCCCCTCGAAACGCAGGGCAGTTGAAGTGGACCCGGCGCAAGCCGAAATTCAAACACATAAAACAGAGGAAAGGGATAGGAAACGGCACGATGTCGAAGACGACATAAGCATAGTCAGGAAAGAAATAGAGGATGAAAAGAACACGCGTAAAGCAGAAATGGAACGAATGCTTAGCCAGCTTACAGGCGCGATGCAGCAGATAACAACTACAATGCAGCAAATACAGCAACAACTCGCCACCCTGCAGATGAGGGTTGAAAACAACGAGCGAAGGTTACCAGCTAGCAGCTGCGGGCCCCTCAAACAGACTGGGAAACCGTACCACAGACCAGTGGACACAGAGACTAGGGAGAACACTGGCAAATATTAA